Proteins encoded in a region of the Isosphaeraceae bacterium EP7 genome:
- a CDS encoding serine/threonine-protein kinase: MIGSTLNRRFLLSRELGRGGMGTVYQATDQVLGRTVAVKVLTGQDDPEVGPRLRLEAQILARLLHEGIVRLYDFGEADGLFYFVMEEVDGPSFQQRWRKLPLPVRMDVLVGVADALDYAHHQAIIHRDVKPANVLMTAAGRPKLSDFGLSVLAHQPHETGIVRGTPQYMSPEQALGRQLDHRSDLYSLGVMIYECACGSPPFRGPSMAVIASQINAEPEPPRLRNPRIGTPLESLIVRLLSKDRDARPPTGAAVADELRAMIAAGTLISSSRADAPHPDDSATTLGDMTGTRSIRGATTIMAAGPESSSATGPGLVPLPEAGPARPPSRPVAPPAAVVRALASVESEPLILSANQRYLGGHYLAYLLGGARRRGLRLRRTTDPLNADRARLMLAMTAAMIEGGTPEAVARAAEVLELRHDVRPSLSPVVVARYLASRSSVSRRKAFRRVRKELQDASPYAQQALTDDQGVLNPGLIPQSWDDLRALAPARTEVDDRLVERWNRVADAWRERAGFRDAVLRYATQSAHLDPASASLWPEVVYPLIERARWQRRLRSRGEAILDGLRDNLHLAAPGARLDRAIVASVPQRVAEELDVSAGGFADEPEIGEVAATPAGPDAAEAAGRLVANPALLGALAGEVLEERGTTRLAGVDPIRVTLGELRALFREAVDSLSQAKNAGGHRLVPIGPYRLAVVPSLRGRSAGQVAIQGMPNAKQVEMLTPSLRSGGKSSKPVVAAWPYVDGSLVVAYNDFRNDPRYILWHAPGQHQSNYDSAASLNSALLQLNLESPDQLDRALSRWFRPRERK, translated from the coding sequence TTGATCGGCTCGACCCTGAACCGGCGATTCCTCCTCTCCAGGGAACTTGGGCGAGGCGGGATGGGCACCGTCTACCAGGCCACCGACCAGGTGCTCGGCAGGACCGTGGCCGTCAAGGTGCTGACCGGCCAGGATGACCCCGAGGTGGGCCCCAGGCTCAGGCTCGAGGCCCAGATCCTGGCCCGGCTGCTGCACGAAGGGATCGTCCGCCTGTATGACTTCGGCGAGGCCGACGGACTCTTCTACTTCGTCATGGAGGAGGTCGACGGCCCGAGCTTCCAGCAACGCTGGCGCAAGCTCCCGCTGCCGGTGCGCATGGATGTCCTCGTCGGCGTGGCCGACGCGCTGGACTACGCCCACCACCAGGCGATCATCCACCGCGACGTCAAGCCGGCCAACGTCCTGATGACCGCCGCCGGCCGGCCCAAGCTCTCCGACTTCGGGCTCTCGGTGCTGGCCCACCAGCCGCACGAGACGGGCATCGTCCGCGGCACCCCGCAGTACATGAGCCCCGAGCAGGCCCTGGGCAGGCAGCTCGACCACCGGTCGGACCTGTACTCGCTCGGCGTGATGATCTACGAATGCGCCTGCGGCTCCCCCCCGTTCCGGGGCCCCTCGATGGCCGTCATCGCCAGCCAGATCAACGCCGAGCCCGAGCCTCCCAGGCTGCGCAACCCACGCATCGGCACTCCACTGGAGTCCCTGATCGTCCGGCTCTTGTCGAAGGACCGCGACGCCAGGCCCCCCACGGGCGCGGCCGTCGCCGACGAGCTGCGGGCCATGATCGCCGCCGGCACCCTGATCTCCTCCTCGAGGGCCGACGCCCCCCACCCCGACGACTCGGCCACGACCCTCGGCGACATGACCGGCACGCGGTCGATCCGGGGGGCGACGACGATCATGGCCGCCGGCCCCGAGTCATCGTCGGCGACCGGGCCGGGCCTCGTGCCTCTGCCCGAGGCCGGGCCGGCGCGCCCCCCGTCGAGGCCCGTGGCACCCCCCGCGGCGGTCGTCCGGGCGCTAGCGTCGGTGGAGTCCGAGCCCCTCATCCTGTCCGCCAACCAGCGTTACCTGGGCGGGCACTACCTGGCCTATCTGCTGGGAGGAGCACGCCGCCGTGGCCTTCGGCTCAGGCGCACGACCGACCCGCTCAACGCCGACCGGGCCCGGCTTATGCTGGCGATGACGGCCGCGATGATCGAGGGGGGGACGCCCGAGGCCGTCGCCAGGGCCGCCGAGGTCCTGGAGCTGCGCCACGACGTTCGGCCTTCGCTCAGCCCGGTGGTCGTCGCGAGGTATCTGGCCTCGCGCTCCAGCGTCTCCAGGCGCAAGGCCTTCCGCCGCGTCCGCAAGGAGCTCCAGGACGCCAGCCCCTACGCCCAGCAGGCCCTGACCGACGACCAGGGAGTGCTCAACCCCGGCCTGATTCCCCAGTCGTGGGACGACCTGAGGGCGCTGGCCCCGGCCCGCACGGAGGTAGACGACCGGCTCGTCGAGCGCTGGAACCGGGTCGCCGACGCCTGGCGTGAGCGGGCCGGCTTCCGCGACGCCGTCTTGCGGTACGCCACCCAGAGTGCCCACCTCGACCCGGCCTCGGCCTCGCTCTGGCCCGAGGTGGTCTACCCGCTGATCGAGCGGGCCCGCTGGCAGCGCCGGCTGAGGTCGCGCGGCGAGGCGATCCTCGACGGCCTGCGAGACAACCTCCACCTCGCCGCGCCGGGGGCCAGGCTCGACCGCGCCATCGTCGCCTCGGTCCCCCAGCGCGTCGCCGAGGAGCTGGACGTCTCGGCCGGCGGATTCGCCGACGAGCCCGAGATCGGCGAGGTGGCCGCGACGCCCGCCGGCCCGGACGCCGCCGAGGCCGCCGGGCGGCTGGTGGCCAACCCCGCCCTCCTGGGCGCCCTGGCCGGCGAAGTCCTCGAGGAGCGCGGGACCACCCGACTGGCCGGGGTCGACCCGATCCGCGTCACCCTCGGCGAGCTGCGGGCCCTGTTCCGCGAAGCCGTCGACTCGCTCTCGCAGGCCAAGAACGCCGGCGGCCATCGGCTGGTGCCCATCGGCCCCTATCGCCTGGCCGTGGTCCCCTCGCTCCGAGGCCGTAGCGCCGGGCAGGTGGCCATCCAGGGGATGCCCAACGCCAAGCAGGTCGAGATGCTCACCCCCTCGCTGAGGAGCGGGGGCAAGAGCTCCAAGCCGGTCGTGGCCGCCTGGCCCTACGTCGACGGCAGCCTGGTCGTCGCCTACAACGACTTCCGTAACGACCCCCGATACATCCTCTGGCACGCTCCCGGCCAGCACCAATCCAACTACGACTCGGCCGCCTCGCTCAACTCGGCGCTCCTCCAGCTCAACCTGGAATCGCCCGACCAGCTCGACCGCGCCCTGTCCCGATGGTTCCGGCCCAGGGAACGCAAATGA
- a CDS encoding DUF5009 domain-containing protein has protein sequence MAEPKITGLAPRLTSIDAYRGFVMFLMMGEVLHFCGVAQALADSWFWKQLCFHQDHVEWIGCSLHDLIQPSFSFLVGVALPFSLAAREAKGQSRGKMTAHALWRSLLLVALGIFLRSTRRDQTNYTFEDTLSQIGLGYTFLFLLGFRPVRDQLIAVAVILVGYWAAFALTPLPDASFDYSAVGVPESWPHLMEGFAGHWNKNSNLAWRFDTWFLNLFPRSEPFQYNGGGYATLSFIPTLGTMILGLLAGGVLKSAASSSGKMLRLAAAGAVCLAAGYALGWSGLCPVVKRIWTPSWVLYSGGWCFLMMAGFYAAVDLAGLSGLAYPLRVVGRNSIAAYCMSGLTESWIAKNITTHLGEAPFLVLGPAYERLLHGSAVLAVLWLVLYWMDKRGIYLRI, from the coding sequence ATGGCCGAGCCGAAAATCACGGGGTTGGCCCCTCGACTGACGTCGATCGACGCGTATCGCGGGTTCGTCATGTTCCTGATGATGGGCGAGGTCCTGCACTTCTGCGGGGTCGCCCAGGCCTTGGCCGACAGCTGGTTCTGGAAGCAGCTCTGTTTCCACCAGGACCATGTCGAGTGGATTGGCTGCTCGCTGCACGACCTGATCCAGCCCTCGTTCTCGTTCCTGGTCGGCGTCGCGCTGCCGTTCTCGCTGGCCGCCCGCGAGGCCAAGGGGCAGTCGCGCGGCAAGATGACCGCCCACGCACTCTGGCGGTCGTTGCTGCTTGTGGCGCTGGGAATTTTCCTCCGGTCGACGCGCCGCGACCAGACGAATTACACCTTCGAGGACACCCTCAGCCAGATCGGCCTGGGGTACACGTTCCTCTTCCTGCTCGGGTTCCGCCCGGTGCGCGACCAGCTCATCGCGGTGGCGGTCATCCTCGTCGGCTACTGGGCGGCCTTCGCCCTGACTCCCCTGCCTGATGCCTCATTCGACTACTCGGCGGTCGGCGTGCCCGAGAGTTGGCCTCACCTGATGGAGGGGTTCGCCGGGCACTGGAACAAGAATAGCAACCTCGCCTGGCGGTTCGACACCTGGTTCCTCAACCTCTTCCCCCGGTCCGAGCCATTCCAGTACAACGGCGGCGGCTACGCGACTCTGAGCTTCATCCCCACGCTGGGGACGATGATCCTGGGCCTGCTCGCCGGCGGCGTGCTGAAGTCGGCGGCCTCGTCGTCGGGCAAGATGCTGCGACTGGCGGCGGCCGGGGCCGTCTGCCTGGCGGCCGGCTATGCGCTGGGATGGTCGGGGCTCTGCCCGGTGGTCAAGCGCATCTGGACGCCGAGCTGGGTGCTCTATAGCGGCGGCTGGTGCTTCCTGATGATGGCCGGCTTCTACGCGGCGGTCGACCTGGCGGGGCTCTCGGGCCTGGCCTACCCGCTGCGGGTCGTGGGCCGCAACTCGATCGCGGCGTATTGCATGTCGGGGCTGACGGAGAGCTGGATCGCCAAGAACATCACGACCCACCTGGGCGAGGCCCCCTTCCTGGTGCTGGGGCCGGCCTACGAGCGCCTGCTGCACGGGTCGGCCGTGCTGGCGGTGCTCTGGCTGGTGCTGTACTGGATGGACAAGCGTGGGATTTACTTGCGAATCTGA
- a CDS encoding PEP-CTERM sorting domain-containing protein (PEP-CTERM proteins occur, often in large numbers, in the proteomes of bacteria that also encode an exosortase, a predicted intramembrane cysteine proteinase. The presence of a PEP-CTERM domain at a protein's C-terminus predicts cleavage within the sorting domain, followed by covalent anchoring to some some component of the (usually Gram-negative) cell surface. Many PEP-CTERM proteins exhibit an unusual sequence composition that includes large numbers of potential glycosylation sites. Expression of one such protein has been shown restore the ability of a bacterium to form floc, a type of biofilm.): MRLHAPLIMLAALAFVPAAQADFTGVSLDAAYYFPDTSTVYPNGSFTPSTFVVGAGVETTGNIEDVTFLPVDFSANTLTIDFNTSLPDPTLQNRPFNGIIFNLLSAGTLGITGVTVDGSTTLPGFSAGQVSFTDTQLLINFSGQSYNDGDRLALNFTFAPVPEPAAMVSMGTGLVGLAGFTIRRRRKVAAR; the protein is encoded by the coding sequence ATGCGTCTTCACGCCCCCCTGATCATGCTCGCCGCCCTTGCCTTCGTCCCTGCCGCCCAGGCCGACTTCACCGGCGTCTCGCTCGACGCCGCCTATTACTTCCCCGACACCTCGACCGTCTACCCGAATGGATCGTTCACCCCCTCGACGTTCGTCGTCGGCGCGGGGGTCGAGACGACGGGAAACATCGAGGACGTCACGTTCCTGCCGGTCGATTTCAGCGCCAACACCCTGACCATCGACTTCAACACGTCGCTCCCCGACCCGACCCTGCAAAACCGGCCGTTCAACGGGATCATCTTCAACCTGCTGTCGGCCGGCACGCTGGGCATCACCGGGGTCACCGTCGACGGCAGCACGACCCTGCCGGGCTTCTCCGCCGGCCAGGTTTCCTTCACCGACACGCAGCTCCTGATCAACTTCAGCGGCCAGAGCTACAATGACGGCGACCGGCTGGCCCTGAACTTCACCTTCGCCCCGGTGCCCGAGCCCGCCGCCATGGTCTCGATGGGCACGGGCCTGGTCGGCCTCGCCGGCTTCACCATCCGCCGCCGCCGCAAGGTCGCCGCCCGCTGA
- a CDS encoding FG-GAP-like repeat-containing protein, which produces MERSMPLGRRGVAWLVGASAVAALVGLGLWVEFRPLPTWKAIREASGRRRWAEAESMLGRWLRSRPDDGDAWMLMAGAIREQGRESEVAGALAKVGPTSRAWGRAQSMLGEIALQDRDAAAAERAFRNSAGRSPEVLAPSQRLVYLLSLQQRPAEARDVLWGMYRTTLDPRQLADLVLALEAPEADLRGLEGEVKPFLDRTPADPWLRRVWGLIMLQKGRPAEALPHLQAAAAAFEDDPGGRFALAECRRMLGSPEVDPALLGPEPLGTSDRARWWLLRARLDEARGRPADAEADLTHVLEIDAGHREAHYRLGQLLRRSGDADRAAGHIRRADELQERDKTLRLEHARLRREGFSRDACLHLGTLCREAGLPDEARAWFEQGTRFGPDRPDLRAAASLVPAGSGARTREPARPVLASRPTLPPPSPPAPAHAGGIPRFEDVARTAGIDSRYDCGAGRSLSIADTIGGGVGLIDYDGDGWLDIYFVNGGPLTADLRSASGANRLYRNRGDGTFEDVTARAGVAGSAYGMGCAVGDYDGDGHDDLFVTGLGRTILYRNRGDRTFEDATARAGVGSPRWTTAAGFADLDDDGDLDLVAITYVELNVKAESQCRDEFGLPIHCSPQRYRAEPDQLFRNNGDGTFSDVSREAGLEVPDGRGLGLAIADLDGDGRLDLFVANDTSPNFLFLNKGGLRFEEQGMASGVAFDGAGRATASMGVVADDLNGDGLIDLFHTNLINEGSILRSNLGGGQFMDATLSAGLSAPSRPKTGFAAAALDADNDGRLDLFVANGHIDDRPKIQTPMAQTPQLFLGRDGGRFEVMDPAGDRYFSRPVVGRGAAAGDLDNDGRVDLVVVHRDEPAAVLHNRTPGGHWLGVRLVGAKNGRSPVGARVRIRTPAGDQMRWQTGGTGYLSAHDSRLWFGLGSAPAVEHLEVRWPSGKVESWPDLPADQILEIKEGNPPRPMTASRPSR; this is translated from the coding sequence ATGGAACGATCGATGCCGCTCGGCCGTCGCGGAGTAGCCTGGCTGGTGGGCGCGTCGGCCGTCGCCGCACTGGTCGGCCTCGGGCTTTGGGTCGAGTTCCGCCCCTTGCCCACCTGGAAGGCGATCCGGGAGGCGTCCGGGCGGCGGCGATGGGCCGAGGCGGAATCGATGCTCGGGCGCTGGCTGCGATCGAGGCCGGATGACGGCGACGCCTGGATGCTGATGGCCGGCGCGATCCGGGAGCAGGGGCGAGAATCCGAGGTGGCCGGTGCCCTGGCGAAGGTCGGGCCGACGTCCAGGGCGTGGGGGCGGGCGCAGTCCATGCTCGGCGAGATCGCGCTGCAGGATCGGGACGCCGCGGCGGCGGAGCGCGCGTTCCGCAACTCTGCCGGCCGGAGCCCCGAGGTGCTCGCCCCGTCCCAGCGGCTCGTCTATCTCCTCAGCCTCCAGCAGCGGCCCGCCGAGGCCCGAGACGTGCTCTGGGGGATGTATCGGACGACCCTCGACCCTCGCCAGCTGGCCGACTTGGTCCTCGCGTTGGAGGCCCCCGAGGCCGACCTCAGGGGGCTTGAAGGCGAGGTGAAGCCGTTCCTGGACAGGACCCCGGCCGACCCCTGGTTGCGGCGGGTCTGGGGGCTGATCATGCTCCAGAAGGGCCGGCCGGCCGAGGCCCTCCCGCACCTGCAAGCCGCGGCGGCGGCCTTCGAGGACGACCCGGGGGGGCGGTTCGCCCTGGCCGAGTGCCGCAGGATGCTGGGCTCGCCCGAGGTCGATCCGGCCCTGCTGGGCCCCGAGCCCCTCGGTACCTCCGACCGGGCCCGCTGGTGGCTGCTGCGGGCCCGGCTGGACGAGGCCAGGGGCCGGCCGGCGGATGCGGAGGCCGATCTGACGCATGTCCTCGAGATCGATGCTGGGCACCGCGAGGCCCATTACCGATTGGGCCAGCTCCTGCGCAGGTCGGGCGACGCGGACCGGGCCGCCGGGCACATCCGGCGAGCCGACGAGCTTCAGGAACGAGACAAGACGCTCAGACTTGAACATGCCAGGCTCCGACGTGAGGGTTTCAGCCGGGACGCTTGCCTCCATCTGGGGACGCTCTGCCGCGAGGCCGGCTTGCCCGACGAGGCCCGGGCCTGGTTCGAGCAAGGGACGCGGTTCGGCCCGGATCGGCCCGACCTCCGTGCCGCCGCGAGCCTGGTGCCCGCGGGCTCGGGAGCCAGGACCAGAGAGCCCGCCCGCCCGGTGCTCGCCTCGCGCCCGACCCTCCCGCCTCCCTCGCCGCCCGCGCCGGCCCATGCCGGTGGCATCCCTCGGTTCGAGGACGTCGCACGCACGGCGGGCATCGACTCTCGGTACGACTGCGGGGCGGGCCGGTCGCTCTCGATCGCGGACACCATCGGCGGGGGCGTCGGCCTGATTGACTATGACGGTGACGGCTGGCTCGACATCTATTTCGTGAACGGCGGGCCGCTGACGGCGGATCTGCGGTCGGCCTCGGGGGCGAACAGGCTCTATCGGAACCGGGGGGATGGGACGTTCGAGGACGTGACGGCCCGCGCGGGCGTGGCCGGGTCGGCCTACGGGATGGGCTGCGCCGTGGGCGATTACGACGGCGACGGGCACGACGACCTGTTCGTCACCGGGCTGGGCCGGACGATCCTCTACCGGAACCGGGGGGATAGAACCTTCGAGGACGCGACGGCCAGGGCGGGCGTCGGCTCGCCCCGCTGGACCACCGCGGCGGGCTTCGCCGACCTGGACGACGACGGCGATCTCGACCTTGTCGCGATCACCTATGTGGAATTGAATGTCAAGGCAGAGTCGCAGTGCCGCGACGAGTTCGGGCTTCCCATCCATTGCTCGCCCCAGCGCTATCGGGCGGAGCCCGACCAGCTTTTCCGCAACAACGGCGACGGGACGTTCAGCGACGTGAGCCGGGAGGCGGGGCTGGAGGTGCCCGACGGGCGTGGGCTGGGGCTGGCGATCGCCGACCTCGACGGGGATGGCCGGCTCGACTTGTTCGTGGCCAATGACACGTCGCCCAACTTCCTGTTCCTCAACAAGGGGGGGCTGCGCTTCGAGGAGCAGGGGATGGCGTCGGGGGTCGCCTTCGACGGCGCGGGCCGGGCGACGGCCAGCATGGGGGTCGTCGCCGACGACCTCAACGGCGACGGACTCATCGACCTGTTCCACACCAACTTGATTAACGAGGGAAGCATCCTCCGAAGCAACCTGGGCGGGGGGCAGTTCATGGACGCGACCCTGTCGGCCGGGCTGTCGGCCCCCAGCCGCCCCAAGACCGGCTTCGCCGCCGCCGCGCTCGACGCCGACAATGACGGCCGGCTCGACCTGTTCGTGGCCAACGGACACATCGACGACCGGCCGAAGATTCAGACCCCGATGGCCCAGACGCCCCAGCTCTTCCTGGGGCGTGACGGCGGCCGGTTCGAGGTGATGGACCCCGCCGGCGACCGCTACTTTTCGCGACCCGTCGTCGGCCGGGGAGCGGCCGCCGGCGACCTGGACAATGACGGCCGGGTCGACCTGGTGGTGGTCCACCGCGACGAGCCCGCGGCCGTGCTGCACAACCGGACCCCGGGCGGCCACTGGCTGGGTGTCCGCCTGGTCGGGGCGAAGAACGGCCGCTCGCCGGTCGGGGCCAGGGTCCGCATCCGGACCCCCGCCGGAGACCAGATGCGCTGGCAGACGGGCGGCACGGGCTACCTGTCGGCCCACGACTCGCGACTCTGGTTCGGGCTCGGCTCGGCCCCGGCCGTGGAACACCTGGAAGTGCGCTGGCCCTCCGGGAAGGTCGAGTCCTGGCCCGACCTCCCGGCCGACCAGATCCTCGAAATCAAGGAAGGCAATCCGCCTCGCCCCATGACGGCGAGCCGGCCCTCCCGATAG
- a CDS encoding DUF1559 domain-containing protein has translation MKSLRLRPGMRRGFTLIELLVVISIIAVLIALLLPAVQSAREAARRVQCVNNLKQLGLAAMNYESANQTFPMGDHQGRTIDGALQNQNFGHFVALTQYIEQGAIFNALNCSIMIYTYQNSTVNGIGLSALWCPSDVGVIGLRYPGQPDDGWDGSPIPMTYSSYAGNMGPLIYDAFHGGNGGPYMAQMQGTFSEVGGPALVGPVSLQSITDGTSNTMLYGEHAHGKIAAGSTGTLYGINWWTSGDYGDTTYSSFFPPNYFSSDVQAALLPKLVVRQSNFAVTTASFHPGGANFAFCDGSVKFIKDTVNSWNPRAIEFVNPTYNLNGQRYGVFQALSTRNGGEIISSDSY, from the coding sequence ATGAAATCTCTGCGTCTGCGTCCGGGCATGCGTCGGGGCTTCACCCTGATCGAGCTGCTCGTCGTCATCTCCATCATCGCCGTCCTGATCGCCCTTCTACTGCCAGCGGTCCAGTCGGCCCGCGAGGCGGCTCGGCGGGTCCAGTGCGTCAACAACCTGAAGCAGCTCGGCCTGGCCGCCATGAACTACGAGTCGGCCAATCAGACGTTTCCGATGGGCGACCACCAGGGCCGCACGATCGACGGGGCCTTGCAGAACCAGAACTTCGGCCATTTCGTGGCGCTCACGCAATACATCGAGCAGGGGGCCATCTTCAACGCCCTGAATTGCTCGATCATGATCTACACCTACCAGAACAGCACCGTGAACGGCATCGGCCTGAGCGCACTCTGGTGCCCGAGCGACGTGGGGGTCATCGGCCTCCGCTACCCCGGCCAACCCGACGACGGCTGGGACGGCAGCCCCATCCCCATGACGTACAGCAGCTATGCCGGCAACATGGGCCCGCTGATCTACGACGCCTTCCACGGGGGCAACGGCGGGCCGTACATGGCCCAGATGCAGGGGACCTTCTCCGAGGTCGGCGGCCCCGCCCTCGTCGGGCCGGTCAGCCTCCAATCGATCACCGACGGCACCAGCAACACCATGCTCTACGGCGAACACGCTCACGGCAAGATCGCCGCGGGCTCGACCGGGACACTGTATGGCATCAACTGGTGGACCTCCGGAGACTACGGCGATACGACCTATTCGAGCTTCTTCCCCCCGAACTATTTCTCGTCGGACGTCCAGGCCGCGCTCCTGCCGAAGCTGGTGGTTCGCCAGTCGAATTTTGCGGTCACGACGGCGAGCTTCCACCCAGGAGGGGCGAACTTCGCCTTCTGCGACGGCTCGGTCAAGTTCATCAAGGACACCGTCAACTCGTGGAACCCGAGGGCCATCGAGTTCGTCAACCCGACCTACAACCTGAACGGCCAGAGATACGGCGTCTTCCAGGCACTCTCGACCCGGAACGGGGGTGAAATCATCAGCTCCGACTCGTACTGA